TGCAAGAAATTGTAATAATCAATAGAAAGAGAAATATTATTTTTTTCATAAATAATTTAATCTTCTTCGTCTTCTTCTGGTTCATCTTTCGAAAACTTACTTTTCTTAGGTTCTTTTGTTATTGTTTTTCCGGCAACGACTACTACAATTTCACCTCTTGGCGCTATTTTTTCAAAATGAGTTAAAACTTCTCTTGCAGTTCCTCGTACGTTTTCTTCGTGTAGTTTTGACAATTCTCTTGAAACACTAACTTGTCTGTCTTCTCCAAAATACTGAATAAACTCAGCTAAAGTCTTAACGAGTTTATGTGGAGAAACGTATAAAATCATTGTTCGGGTTTCTTCGGCTAAAGCCAAAAATCGAGTTTGACGTCCTTTTTTATCAGGCAGGAAACCTTCAAAAATAAATTTGTCGTTTGGTAATCCGCTGTTTACTAAAGCGGGAACAAAAGCTGTTGCGCCAGGTAAACATTCGACTTCGATTTTATTTTCGACACAAGCGCGCGTTAATAAAAAACCGGGATCTGAAATCGCCGGAGTTCCTGCATCCGAAATCAAAGCAATAGTTTCACCAGCTTTCAAACGCGCAATTAAGTTTTCGGTTGTTTTGTGTTCGTTGTGCATATGATGACTGTGCATGTGCGTGCCAATTTCAAAATGCTTCAACAATTTTCCACTCGTTCTGGTATCTTCCGCCAAGATCAAATCGACTTCTTTCAAAATCCGAATGGCACGAAATGTCATGTCTTCAAGATTGCCAATTGGCGTTGGAACGATATATAATTTAGACATATTTTTTATATTATTTCACGAATTAACACAGATTGTAACTGTCTTTAAAAATTTCACAAAGAAATAATTCGTGTTAATTCGTGAAATCTGTGTTTTATTTTTTTTATGAGAATTTTTTCTCTACAATTCCTAAGAAACGTTCTGCGTAATCGTCTTTTCCAACCCAATTATTATAATCCGGTTTCACCATATTTTCTATGAAATCTAATGCTTCAGTATAAGAATCAAAAGTCAGTAATTGGTTTAAAACGCGACTGTAATCTTCAGAACTGTTTCCGAAAAGGTTCTTGGTAAAAGCAATTCGGTCATTTAAATCAATATGAAAACCTTTTGCCAGTTTTTCATTCAAAGTAACCACTTTTGGTTCCGCCGGAGTTTCTAAAACTACGGTTTCTACAATTTTCTTCTCTTTAAATTCGCTAATTGATGGAGTTGGAGAAACGGCTTCAAAACTGTCTACTTTTACAAATTCAGCATCAGCATAATTGATTCCGAAATCTTCAAATAAAATAGAAACAGGTTCTGGTTTTGTTGTAACTTCTACCTTTTCCTCTACTTTGTCTTCTATTTTATCCTCTATTTTCGCTTCCTCTCTATCTAATTCAAAAGCTGGAATAAAATTCGGAATTGGTTTTA
This genomic window from Flavobacterium sp. 9 contains:
- the rsmI gene encoding 16S rRNA (cytidine(1402)-2'-O)-methyltransferase translates to MSKLYIVPTPIGNLEDMTFRAIRILKEVDLILAEDTRTSGKLLKHFEIGTHMHSHHMHNEHKTTENLIARLKAGETIALISDAGTPAISDPGFLLTRACVENKIEVECLPGATAFVPALVNSGLPNDKFIFEGFLPDKKGRQTRFLALAEETRTMILYVSPHKLVKTLAEFIQYFGEDRQVSVSRELSKLHEENVRGTAREVLTHFEKIAPRGEIVVVVAGKTITKEPKKSKFSKDEPEEDEED